From Alteromonas sp. RKMC-009, one genomic window encodes:
- a CDS encoding RidA family protein — MNIVTENAPSPGGHHVQAFRSGNMLFISGQLSFPPAGPAAIAQDFKSQAIQAFRNVEAILKEAALPLSSLVQLRAYITGVENWPVFDEVCEAVLGTHKCARAVVPVPELHYGCKLEIEAVASYENATAETAQ, encoded by the coding sequence ATGAATATCGTAACTGAAAACGCACCATCTCCCGGCGGGCATCATGTACAGGCGTTCAGGTCCGGCAATATGCTGTTTATTTCCGGACAGCTCTCCTTTCCCCCGGCAGGTCCTGCGGCAATCGCACAGGACTTCAAAAGTCAGGCCATTCAGGCTTTCCGGAATGTTGAAGCCATTTTAAAAGAAGCAGCATTACCGCTCTCCTCACTGGTTCAACTGCGAGCATACATAACAGGCGTGGAAAACTGGCCTGTATTCGACGAAGTCTGCGAAGCTGTGTTGGGAACGCATAAGTGTGCCCGTGCTGTAGTACCTGTGCCGGAACTGCACTATGGCTGCAAACTCGAAATAGAAGCAGTGGCGAGTTATGAAAATGCCACAGCGGAGACAGCACAATGA
- a CDS encoding helix-turn-helix domain-containing protein, whose amino-acid sequence MCVELVIRALHTQIPKPAGSSVQSLKLILTLLCEHANSDGGSCFPSHKRLKQFSGMGNDAVNNALKALQELGFIKKKRTQSSNQYLICVEKLTAEIPRILRAESHTPVTGISESDNRNSRFPNSGNEPVIKPVIKPVIKPVIKPVIKPVKEPVKEPVIKNHSIPDDFTVTDEMKSWFAEKGFTLDIQEETEEFIEYWKSEGGKKKNWQLTWKNRMRDQQKRYGTSKPKRATKARPENFANKDYGETKVNF is encoded by the coding sequence ATGTGCGTTGAATTAGTTATAAGGGCGCTTCATACACAGATTCCTAAACCAGCAGGATCATCTGTTCAATCGCTTAAATTGATTCTCACCTTATTGTGTGAACATGCGAACAGCGATGGTGGCTCTTGCTTCCCTTCTCACAAGCGTTTAAAGCAATTTTCAGGTATGGGAAATGATGCCGTTAATAATGCGCTGAAGGCCCTGCAGGAACTTGGATTCATAAAAAAGAAGAGGACACAGTCCTCAAATCAGTATTTGATTTGCGTTGAAAAGCTAACTGCAGAAATTCCCAGAATCCTAAGAGCGGAATCCCATACTCCGGTAACCGGAATCTCAGAATCCGATAACCGGAATTCCAGATTCCCGAATTCAGGAAACGAACCTGTCATTAAACCTGTCATTAAACCTGTCATTAAACCTGTCATTAAACCTGTCATTAAACCTGTCAAGGAACCTGTCAAGGAACCTGTCATAAAGAATCACTCCATACCTGATGATTTTACTGTAACTGATGAAATGAAAAGTTGGTTTGCAGAAAAAGGGTTCACCTTGGATATACAGGAAGAGACAGAGGAGTTTATTGAATACTGGAAATCAGAAGGCGGCAAAAAGAAAAACTGGCAATTGACCTGGAAGAACCGCATGAGGGATCAGCAAAAAAGATATGGCACCAGCAAACCCAAAAGAGCAACGAAGGCCAGACCTGAAAACTTTGCAAATAAAGATTATGGCGAAACAAAGGTGAATTTCTAA
- a CDS encoding P27 family phage terminase small subunit — MTARKSALELALQGTARSDRATAKVKQDKEYSFPRCPRHIKGQAKSVWQDVSKEMDKYQVITGADKALLEQYCQLMSQFRAKPEEFTASLHAQLKGLANDLYLTPASRTKLSFEEPDAADALNKKYGL; from the coding sequence ATGACAGCACGAAAATCAGCATTAGAACTTGCACTTCAAGGAACAGCCAGAAGTGATCGAGCGACAGCCAAAGTCAAGCAGGATAAGGAATACAGCTTTCCACGTTGCCCGCGACACATTAAGGGCCAAGCCAAATCTGTTTGGCAAGATGTGTCAAAGGAAATGGACAAATATCAGGTGATTACCGGGGCAGACAAAGCTTTATTAGAGCAATACTGCCAACTTATGAGCCAGTTCAGGGCTAAACCGGAAGAGTTCACCGCATCGTTGCACGCGCAGTTGAAGGGCCTTGCTAACGATCTTTACCTGACACCAGCCAGCCGGACAAAGCTCTCATTTGAAGAGCCGGACGCAGCTGACGCGTTAAATAAAAAGTATGGGTTGTAA
- a CDS encoding MarR family winged helix-turn-helix transcriptional regulator: protein MNSDIIDSLLADWAKQKPDMAGTGMAASARIIHLGNRFEQNVNQFLKTHGINYTDFDILATLRRKGSPFQLSPGELQKSVILTSGAMTACLKRLENKGLVKRTVSDGDRRGVKVTLTTKGNTLIEESIAGRFALADKSVCALDESELSTLITLLRKISLSSG from the coding sequence ATGAATTCAGATATTATTGACAGCCTGCTTGCGGACTGGGCGAAACAAAAGCCGGATATGGCGGGAACGGGAATGGCAGCCAGTGCGCGCATCATTCACCTTGGCAACCGTTTTGAACAGAACGTAAACCAGTTTCTGAAAACACATGGCATCAATTATACCGACTTCGACATTCTCGCTACATTACGTCGCAAAGGTAGTCCTTTTCAGTTGTCACCCGGAGAATTGCAAAAATCCGTTATTTTAACCTCAGGCGCAATGACAGCCTGTCTGAAGCGGCTGGAAAATAAAGGGCTGGTGAAACGCACGGTGTCAGACGGTGATCGCAGAGGCGTTAAAGTCACGCTGACAACAAAAGGTAATACACTGATAGAAGAGTCCATTGCCGGCCGGTTTGCGCTGGCAGATAAATCGGTCTGTGCGCTGGATGAATCAGAACTGTCCACGTTAATTACCCTCCTCAGAAAAATATCCCTCAGTTCCGGTTAA
- a CDS encoding DUF3950 domain-containing protein, with product MQEKKTKNKWGDDRPGSTKKFIRFPDDMIEQIDHARNCTDSGKPDSFSEWVKDACRMKLGQSN from the coding sequence ATGCAAGAGAAAAAAACAAAAAATAAATGGGGTGATGATCGCCCAGGTTCCACAAAAAAATTCATCCGGTTTCCAGATGACATGATTGAGCAAATCGACCATGCCAGGAACTGTACTGATAGTGGGAAGCCGGACAGCTTTTCAGAGTGGGTTAAAGATGCCTGCAGAATGAAATTAGGGCAAAGCAACTAA
- a CDS encoding alanine racemase, producing MTEKRTLNTIDTPSLILDIRKVNANIKRLKDHLSSFNVSFRPHLKTSKCIEVARMMMTTPSGPATVSTLKEAEQFSAGGVTDILYAVGIAPGKYQRLATLARNGTGITVVLDSVAQARDLAAYCTASDCEFGVLIEIDCDGHRSGVKPHDSATLSAIAGELAGTPAKLKGVMTHAGASYSESTSQALIECAEQERKAVAGAADILNEAGYPCEIVSAGSTPTAHFARDLTGVTEIRAGVFAFFDLVMAGIGVCQPEDVALSVLTTVIGHQKEKNWILVDAGWMAMSRDKGTSKQKVDQGYGVVCDIHGHIYEDLLMVDANQEHGILSLRSSKGTLPDLPVGTRLRILPNHACATAAQHPRYEVTEGENLAVIHQWQRFYGW from the coding sequence ATGACAGAGAAGCGAACACTCAACACCATAGACACGCCGTCTCTGATCCTCGATATCAGAAAAGTTAACGCCAACATTAAAAGGCTGAAAGACCATCTTTCCTCCTTCAATGTTTCGTTCCGTCCACACCTGAAGACCTCCAAATGCATTGAAGTCGCGCGGATGATGATGACAACGCCTTCTGGGCCGGCAACCGTTTCCACATTGAAAGAAGCGGAGCAATTTTCTGCAGGTGGTGTGACTGATATTTTATACGCGGTGGGCATTGCGCCGGGTAAGTATCAGCGTCTGGCTACCCTCGCAAGAAATGGCACAGGAATAACAGTGGTACTGGACTCCGTTGCACAGGCAAGAGATCTTGCAGCGTATTGTACCGCCAGTGATTGTGAGTTTGGTGTGCTGATTGAAATAGACTGCGACGGTCACCGCTCAGGCGTAAAACCTCATGATTCAGCCACGCTGTCCGCTATCGCCGGTGAACTGGCAGGAACGCCGGCAAAGCTTAAAGGGGTGATGACACATGCCGGTGCCAGTTACAGTGAGTCAACATCACAGGCGCTGATTGAATGTGCTGAACAGGAAAGAAAAGCAGTGGCCGGGGCTGCTGATATTCTCAATGAGGCCGGCTATCCCTGCGAAATCGTCAGTGCCGGCTCCACACCGACCGCCCATTTTGCCCGTGACCTGACCGGCGTGACAGAAATCCGCGCCGGCGTATTTGCGTTTTTTGATCTGGTCATGGCGGGGATCGGCGTATGCCAGCCTGAAGATGTTGCTCTGTCTGTGCTGACAACGGTTATCGGCCACCAAAAAGAAAAGAATTGGATTCTGGTAGACGCAGGCTGGATGGCTATGTCCCGGGATAAAGGCACATCAAAACAAAAAGTGGATCAGGGATACGGCGTAGTATGCGATATCCACGGCCATATTTATGAAGACTTACTGATGGTCGATGCTAATCAGGAACACGGTATACTGTCCCTTCGTAGCAGCAAAGGCACCCTGCCGGATTTACCAGTGGGCACCAGGCTGAGAATTTTACCCAATCACGCCTGCGCCACAGCAGCACAACATCCTCGCTATGAAGTCACAGAGGGTGAAAATTTAGCGGTAATTCATCAGTGGCAACGTTTTTATGGCTGGTAA
- a CDS encoding tyrosine-type recombinase/integrase produces the protein MAKTSDTSISKTSAAKFISSAVKDAELSCEKIKGFHLRKTQRGGTWRIRYTDFSGKVRKLSLGKYVDGTTDRISATQEALNYRNELNKGFDPKQEIDARKKAFVEEDSSRDSRLVGTYLNGPYTRHQATKENGGKHTLDIIKRAFTSFLDKPMNEISKVDIHQWQEDYTNSRIDKQTKEVQPRSYETVSRAYSAFKTMLRHAYKNKVIDAFPLAEVSLIEMSASEKEALHNKESVKRRMLTESEIKGLNRGLEVYKQQLIDGRENSRNHGKSHLPSFKDVAYPNWFFPFFRLAAYTGMRPGDLYSLQWHQLNLQFKRLVKVPNKTRHHKSPAKLDIPLNEGIVNVMLAWKEQIRPNAENALVFPSPVTGNALSKDAHEKPWANVLRLGEVEAKLDFYSLRHHYISKLVSNGTPLFTVARLAGHKSTKMIEEHYGHLSPHHAAEALDSISADFQEAAL, from the coding sequence ATGGCGAAAACTAGTGACACCTCAATCTCTAAAACATCCGCTGCCAAATTCATAAGTTCAGCAGTTAAAGACGCAGAACTCAGCTGTGAGAAGATCAAGGGATTCCATCTAAGGAAAACACAAAGGGGCGGTACCTGGCGCATTCGCTATACAGACTTTTCTGGCAAGGTTAGAAAACTCAGTTTAGGAAAATATGTTGATGGCACTACTGATCGTATTAGTGCCACGCAGGAAGCACTGAATTACCGAAATGAACTTAACAAAGGCTTCGACCCTAAACAGGAAATTGATGCTCGGAAAAAAGCATTTGTAGAAGAAGATTCTAGCCGTGACAGTAGATTAGTTGGAACTTATCTGAATGGGCCATACACGCGACACCAGGCTACTAAAGAGAACGGCGGCAAGCACACACTAGATATTATCAAAAGAGCTTTCACCAGCTTTCTTGATAAACCTATGAATGAAATTTCCAAGGTCGACATTCACCAATGGCAGGAAGATTACACAAATAGCCGAATTGACAAACAAACCAAGGAAGTTCAGCCGCGGTCTTACGAAACTGTTAGCCGGGCTTACTCAGCATTTAAGACAATGCTACGCCACGCCTACAAAAATAAAGTGATCGACGCTTTCCCTTTGGCAGAAGTTAGCCTTATAGAAATGAGTGCTTCAGAGAAAGAGGCCCTTCACAATAAAGAGTCGGTCAAGCGAAGAATGCTGACCGAATCAGAGATAAAAGGTCTTAACCGGGGCTTAGAGGTTTACAAGCAGCAGCTTATCGACGGAAGAGAGAATAGCCGTAATCACGGCAAGTCTCACCTACCCTCTTTTAAAGATGTAGCATATCCAAACTGGTTCTTCCCGTTCTTCAGGCTTGCGGCATACACCGGAATGAGACCCGGTGATCTTTATTCTCTTCAATGGCACCAGCTTAACCTTCAATTCAAACGGCTTGTGAAAGTGCCAAACAAGACACGCCATCACAAAAGCCCAGCCAAATTGGATATACCTCTTAACGAAGGAATCGTAAATGTAATGCTTGCATGGAAAGAGCAGATCCGGCCAAACGCAGAAAACGCCCTAGTATTTCCTTCTCCGGTAACTGGCAACGCTTTGTCTAAGGACGCACACGAAAAGCCTTGGGCTAATGTCTTGCGACTTGGCGAAGTAGAAGCAAAGCTGGACTTTTATTCATTAAGGCATCACTACATCAGCAAGCTTGTATCTAACGGCACCCCGCTTTTTACTGTTGCCAGGCTAGCCGGTCACAAGTCCACAAAGATGATTGAAGAGCATTACGGCCACCTTTCGCCACATCACGCAGCTGAAGCGCTGGATTCGATTTCAGCAGACTTTCAAGAGGCCGCATTATGA
- a CDS encoding HNH endonuclease, whose protein sequence is MPSRPGKACRVPTCKEIAKAGQHNGFCEKHKDRSGWFKRERDRGNRHQRGYGSDWDKLRQQVIKRDAGLCQSCRRQNKYTKGSHVDHIKAKAHGGSDSLSNLQLLCVACHNHKTATEGTRYFKD, encoded by the coding sequence ATGCCAAGCCGCCCGGGTAAAGCCTGCAGAGTTCCAACCTGCAAAGAGATAGCAAAGGCAGGTCAACACAACGGCTTCTGTGAAAAGCATAAGGACCGTTCAGGATGGTTTAAGCGAGAGAGAGACAGAGGCAACCGGCATCAGCGTGGTTATGGTAGTGACTGGGATAAGTTACGCCAGCAAGTAATCAAGCGTGATGCTGGTTTGTGTCAATCGTGTAGACGACAGAACAAATACACTAAAGGCTCTCACGTTGACCACATCAAAGCGAAAGCGCATGGAGGTAGTGATTCATTATCTAATTTGCAATTGCTTTGTGTGGCTTGCCACAACCACAAGACAGCCACAGAGGGTACCCGTTATTTTAAAGACTAG
- a CDS encoding phage portal protein: MNPLKRLFKRSEPQTPEQLMSLLNSTHTTASGAAVNKETAQTLPAVYCAVNTIAEAVASMPLHVFKRSDDGEKERQRTHIIEKLFNLTPNSYQTSFDFKVALMRSVLLTGNGYAEIIYDNAGRIQKLIPLHPNEVTVKKLENYRLGYQVTANGKIRALQQEEILHIRINSDDGVLGKSPITVCRESIGLEISSKECGADLFKNGLRPFGVIEAEGTVKEELAKLIKKQLLQLAGKGERFAPLVLTNGLKYNPVQISHEDAEWLESRKFGIAEVARMFKISPIFIMDYSNSTYSNFAEATKAFLQQTLHPWLTNIELAVLTTLVPERNQSMLTIEFETKNTLRLTTRERYDIYDIAIRNGLQNPNECRRAENLPPREGGDEYSQSWLQQSQQQEPQTDQVPL; this comes from the coding sequence ATGAACCCACTAAAACGATTATTCAAACGTTCAGAGCCTCAGACCCCCGAGCAACTAATGTCCTTGCTAAACAGTACACATACAACCGCATCTGGCGCGGCAGTAAACAAAGAAACGGCCCAAACATTGCCGGCGGTATATTGCGCAGTAAATACGATTGCCGAGGCTGTAGCCAGTATGCCTCTCCATGTGTTCAAACGGTCTGATGATGGGGAGAAGGAAAGGCAACGAACCCACATTATTGAAAAGCTGTTTAACCTGACGCCAAACAGCTATCAGACTTCCTTTGATTTTAAAGTCGCTCTAATGCGTTCAGTTTTGCTCACCGGTAACGGTTACGCTGAAATCATTTACGACAATGCCGGCCGCATTCAAAAACTCATACCACTCCACCCGAATGAAGTAACGGTTAAGAAGCTGGAAAACTATCGGCTTGGTTACCAGGTGACAGCGAACGGTAAGATTCGAGCACTCCAACAAGAAGAAATCCTTCACATCCGGATTAACTCTGATGATGGTGTTTTAGGTAAGAGCCCTATCACAGTTTGCCGTGAATCAATTGGATTAGAGATCAGCTCTAAAGAATGCGGAGCTGACTTATTTAAAAATGGCTTAAGGCCCTTCGGAGTCATTGAGGCTGAAGGTACTGTCAAAGAAGAACTTGCCAAACTAATTAAAAAACAGCTGTTACAGTTAGCTGGCAAAGGTGAAAGGTTCGCGCCTTTGGTTCTGACCAACGGATTGAAATATAACCCGGTTCAGATATCACATGAAGATGCAGAATGGCTGGAGTCAAGGAAGTTTGGAATAGCAGAAGTAGCCCGAATGTTTAAGATTAGTCCGATATTCATCATGGACTACTCAAACAGCACATACAGCAACTTTGCAGAAGCAACGAAAGCCTTTCTACAGCAAACACTTCACCCATGGCTTACCAACATCGAGTTAGCAGTGTTAACCACGCTGGTCCCCGAACGTAATCAATCCATGCTCACCATTGAGTTTGAGACAAAGAACACGTTAAGGCTAACCACCCGTGAACGCTACGACATTTATGATATCGCCATTCGTAACGGCCTTCAGAACCCGAACGAATGCCGACGAGCAGAGAACCTACCACCAAGAGAAGGCGGCGATGAGTACAGTCAGAGTTGGTTGCAGCAATCGCAACAGCAAGAACCGCAGACGGATCAGGTACCACTTTAA
- a CDS encoding ATP-binding protein, whose product MRYKKQKVTCATHGEMEVDVHLRPDGTPWCKAECPICLEARHKKQLEEERRIEAQERKEQALKSRLSTLAIPKRFNTARFDNYQVGSKQQSACLNICRDYASTFEKHREQGTSLLLLGSVGTGKTHLACSIGRTVVESGFHARYVTLAEIIGDIRATWSGTITRRCSTWGIEEKLTERDVLDAYEQCDLLIIDEIGVQSGTDNERNIIFGIIDARYREMLPTIAISNLNESEVASLISERSVDRLKQGGGTLAFNWHSYRGAA is encoded by the coding sequence ATGCGATACAAAAAACAAAAAGTCACATGCGCAACTCATGGTGAAATGGAAGTTGATGTTCATCTAAGGCCTGATGGAACCCCTTGGTGTAAAGCTGAGTGCCCTATTTGCTTAGAAGCTAGGCACAAAAAGCAGCTGGAAGAAGAAAGGCGCATAGAGGCACAGGAGCGCAAGGAACAAGCCCTGAAAAGCAGGCTTAGCACGCTGGCTATCCCGAAGCGCTTCAACACGGCTAGATTCGATAACTACCAGGTGGGAAGCAAACAGCAATCAGCGTGTCTGAATATTTGCAGAGACTATGCAAGCACCTTTGAAAAGCATAGAGAGCAAGGCACTAGCTTATTACTGCTAGGCTCAGTCGGAACAGGCAAAACGCACCTTGCCTGTTCAATAGGCCGGACAGTAGTTGAAAGCGGCTTTCATGCCCGATATGTGACACTGGCAGAGATAATCGGCGATATTCGCGCCACATGGTCAGGCACAATTACCCGCCGCTGTTCAACGTGGGGAATTGAAGAGAAGTTGACGGAAAGAGATGTTCTAGATGCCTATGAGCAATGCGACTTGCTTATCATTGACGAAATAGGCGTTCAGTCAGGAACGGATAACGAGAGAAACATTATTTTCGGGATAATAGACGCTCGTTACCGTGAAATGTTGCCGACCATAGCAATATCGAACCTGAATGAATCTGAGGTTGCCAGCCTGATCAGTGAACGCTCTGTTGACAGATTAAAGCAAGGTGGCGGCACACTTGCTTTCAACTGGCACAGTTACCGGGGCGCGGCTTAG
- a CDS encoding phage major capsid protein: protein MKTLLALRQAKQEKLETLNNLISGAQTEKRSLSDSEISQQEALTSEVRNLNKQIEAAELLADEERSLIGGSKTITENGKPTNTEVRNFVMSGESRSLSAAVDASGGYTVIPALDKEIYKLLRDQSVFRQNATVKTISTQTFEKLVSVGGTTATWAAESDDRNETSTSQLEKVTWSLNALYAYPMTTEELLDWSDFDVSGWLTSEVADESGQKEEAAFWNGDGVKKPTGLLTYTTTAENDAVRAFGTIQEIETASTAIASDDLITLAHTLKKGYRGSAKFFMNDATQEKIRKLKTSDNDYLWRAGLMEGQANTLLGKVVETAEQIPDDYIVYGDLAKAYYITDHTSGVRMRKDNITKPGFVKMYTSRYVGGGLVDSNAIKFMKVAAA, encoded by the coding sequence ATGAAGACACTTCTCGCCCTACGACAAGCCAAACAAGAAAAGCTGGAAACTCTAAATAACCTCATTTCCGGCGCACAAACTGAAAAACGTTCCCTCTCTGATTCCGAAATCTCCCAACAAGAAGCGCTGACAAGCGAAGTTCGCAATCTGAACAAGCAGATTGAAGCCGCTGAGTTGCTGGCAGACGAAGAACGCAGCCTGATCGGTGGCAGCAAAACAATCACCGAGAATGGCAAGCCCACCAACACAGAAGTACGAAACTTTGTCATGTCCGGCGAATCACGAAGCCTGAGCGCAGCGGTTGACGCAAGCGGCGGTTATACCGTTATCCCGGCATTGGATAAAGAAATCTACAAGCTGTTACGCGATCAGTCAGTCTTCCGCCAGAACGCAACGGTTAAAACAATTTCCACCCAGACCTTTGAAAAGCTGGTCAGCGTTGGCGGTACCACAGCAACATGGGCAGCTGAGAGTGACGACCGAAACGAAACCAGCACAAGCCAACTTGAAAAGGTTACCTGGTCACTGAATGCGCTTTATGCCTACCCAATGACTACAGAAGAATTGCTGGATTGGTCTGACTTTGATGTCTCAGGCTGGTTAACCTCAGAAGTGGCAGACGAAAGCGGCCAGAAAGAAGAAGCGGCATTTTGGAACGGTGACGGTGTTAAAAAACCAACTGGCCTTCTGACCTACACCACGACAGCTGAAAATGACGCGGTACGGGCTTTCGGTACAATTCAGGAAATCGAAACCGCATCCACGGCCATTGCAAGCGATGACCTGATCACCCTGGCACATACACTGAAGAAAGGTTACCGGGGTTCTGCTAAGTTCTTCATGAACGATGCAACCCAGGAAAAAATCCGCAAGCTTAAAACGTCCGATAATGATTATCTCTGGCGGGCTGGCCTGATGGAAGGGCAAGCCAATACGCTACTTGGAAAAGTCGTAGAAACGGCAGAGCAAATTCCCGATGATTACATCGTGTATGGTGACTTGGCAAAAGCCTATTACATCACCGATCACACTTCGGGCGTGCGGATGCGGAAAGACAACATCACGAAGCCCGGCTTTGTGAAAATGTACACCTCACGTTATGTCGGTGGCGGTCTGGTAGACAGCAACGCTATCAAGTTCATGAAAGTGGCCGCAGCATAA
- a CDS encoding HK97 family phage prohead protease, whose product MKIERRALEGLEVKSRTIIGRPVVYNSRSEDLGGFVEVIAPHAFRESMGRDIRALIEHDPSKLIGRTSSGTLRVKEDSQGILVEIDPPNTRTADELLESIQRKDISGMSFGFSVPSGGDHWDVEQAPALRTVNAALLHEVTITALPAYKATDVSIAMRSLEQHQGEKPVDHTLNNLLQFIEVNSL is encoded by the coding sequence ATGAAAATTGAACGCAGAGCCTTAGAGGGCTTGGAAGTAAAGAGCCGGACGATCATTGGCCGTCCAGTAGTTTACAACTCACGTTCTGAGGACTTAGGGGGCTTTGTTGAAGTCATTGCCCCTCATGCGTTCAGAGAATCAATGGGGCGTGATATACGCGCCCTCATTGAGCATGATCCCTCAAAACTGATTGGAAGAACCAGCTCCGGCACCTTGAGAGTAAAAGAGGATAGCCAGGGCATTCTGGTAGAAATCGACCCGCCAAACACCCGCACCGCAGACGAATTACTAGAAAGCATACAACGCAAAGACATTAGCGGCATGTCATTTGGCTTCAGTGTCCCGTCTGGTGGTGACCATTGGGACGTTGAACAAGCCCCGGCACTGAGAACGGTTAACGCCGCATTGCTTCACGAAGTCACAATAACAGCCCTGCCAGCTTACAAAGCGACTGATGTCAGTATCGCCATGCGAAGCTTGGAGCAACATCAAGGTGAGAAGCCGGTAGATCACACGCTCAACAACTTGTTGCAATTCATTGAGGTAAATAGCTTATGA